In Bacteroidia bacterium, one DNA window encodes the following:
- a CDS encoding M20/M25/M40 family metallo-hydrolase — protein MNPFEPIEIAGRLYGLGSNDAGGALVSLIGAFLHFYHNPNLPFNIVFAASAEEEISGSGGIELLNNSIGAIDCAIVGEPTSLKTAIAERGLMVVDAFARGKAGHAARNEGVNAIYIALRDIEWIRQFKFDKESDWLGPVSVNVTIINAGVAHNQVPEQCTFTLDIRLNEHYSHEQVLSLLQQGMQSELSLRSARLRPSFIEISHPLVLVSKELGLDLYGSPTTSDQALMTWSSIKLGPGDSTCSHSADEYIYIHEIEEGFALYCKLIDKLASYY, from the coding sequence ATCAACCCGTTCGAGCCTATTGAAATTGCCGGCAGATTGTATGGTTTGGGTTCAAATGATGCTGGCGGGGCATTGGTGTCGTTGATAGGCGCCTTTTTACATTTTTATCATAATCCAAATCTTCCCTTTAATATAGTATTTGCGGCAAGCGCAGAAGAAGAAATTTCCGGTAGTGGAGGCATAGAGTTATTAAACAATAGTATAGGAGCGATTGATTGTGCGATTGTGGGTGAACCTACTTCGCTCAAAACTGCAATAGCCGAGAGAGGTCTAATGGTTGTTGATGCCTTCGCACGAGGTAAAGCAGGTCACGCTGCACGAAATGAGGGTGTTAATGCAATTTATATTGCGCTCCGTGATATTGAATGGATAAGACAATTTAAGTTTGATAAAGAGTCAGACTGGTTAGGACCCGTATCGGTAAACGTAACTATTATCAATGCAGGCGTTGCTCATAATCAAGTACCCGAGCAATGTACCTTTACTTTAGATATTCGATTGAATGAGCATTATAGTCACGAACAAGTGTTGAGTCTATTACAACAAGGAATGCAGTCAGAGTTGAGCCTTCGCTCAGCACGCTTACGCCCTTCATTTATTGAAATCTCGCACCCCTTGGTTTTGGTGTCAAAGGAGTTAGGGTTGGACTTGTATGGCTCTCCTACCACATCTGATCAAGCACTCATGACGTGGAGTTCGATTAAACTGGGTCCGGGAGATTCGACATGTTCACATTCAGCGGATGAATATATTTATATACATGAAATAGAAGAAGGCTTTGCTTTATATTGCAAGTTAATTGATAAACTTGCTTCTTATTATTAA
- a CDS encoding potassium/proton antiporter has product MTLTTENILLVGSILLFLSIVFGKTSYRFGVPTLLLFVGVGMLAGSEGIGGISFDNPRTTQFIGIVALNFILFSGGLDTNWKTIRPVLGQGIMLSTLGVLLTAITLGAFIYYVIPGFNLYESMLLGAIVSSTDAAAVFSILRSKSLLLKTNLKPTLELESGSNDPMAYVLTIVFLSLVQEPDKIVWEVVLIFFQQMIIGGVAGFVFGKLSEVTINRIKLDFEGMYPVLLIALMFFTFSATDFIGGNGFLAIYICGVLLGNKELTNKKTIVSVFDGLAWLMQIVLFLTLGLLVFPSQVYQVTGVGLLISIFLIFVARPVSVLISLIPFKMKRRRRMYISWVGLKGAVPIVFATYPLLAGIENANMIFNIVFFISITSIIIQGTSLPIVARWLDVALPEDFTPDIKEVEEKMAIAPHSTLQEIDVQPNYYAVGKKIGELKMPESTFIVVIKRAGEYIRPGGSTVIESKDRLMIYTNEMSDYKRIKQCIKRPVDVPLDNAV; this is encoded by the coding sequence TTGACGCTTACTACCGAAAACATTCTACTTGTTGGTTCTATACTGCTTTTCTTAAGTATTGTATTTGGTAAAACATCTTATCGGTTTGGCGTGCCAACCTTATTGTTATTTGTTGGTGTAGGAATGTTAGCCGGTTCAGAAGGGATTGGCGGTATTTCTTTTGACAACCCCAGAACTACACAATTTATAGGTATTGTTGCATTGAACTTTATTTTGTTTTCCGGAGGTCTTGATACGAATTGGAAAACCATACGCCCTGTCTTGGGTCAAGGGATTATGTTGTCCACCTTGGGTGTATTGTTGACAGCGATTACGCTCGGAGCATTTATCTACTATGTCATTCCAGGATTTAATTTATATGAAAGTATGTTGCTGGGGGCGATTGTTTCCTCAACGGATGCAGCAGCTGTCTTTTCTATACTAAGGTCAAAGAGTTTATTGCTTAAAACTAATCTCAAGCCAACTTTGGAGTTAGAGAGCGGAAGCAATGACCCGATGGCTTATGTGTTGACAATTGTTTTTTTGTCATTGGTGCAAGAACCTGATAAGATCGTTTGGGAGGTTGTGTTGATTTTCTTTCAACAAATGATTATTGGAGGTGTCGCAGGATTTGTTTTTGGTAAGTTGAGTGAAGTAACTATTAACCGTATAAAATTGGATTTTGAGGGAATGTACCCGGTGTTACTTATTGCCCTTATGTTCTTCACTTTCTCTGCTACTGATTTTATTGGAGGAAATGGATTTCTTGCTATTTATATCTGTGGAGTATTGTTGGGAAATAAGGAATTGACAAATAAAAAGACCATTGTGAGTGTGTTTGATGGATTAGCATGGCTCATGCAAATTGTGTTGTTTCTTACGCTTGGGTTGCTTGTATTCCCTTCGCAAGTATATCAAGTAACAGGAGTGGGACTTCTTATCTCTATATTCCTCATATTTGTTGCACGTCCGGTCAGTGTGCTCATTAGTTTAATTCCTTTCAAAATGAAGAGAAGACGAAGGATGTATATCTCTTGGGTAGGGTTAAAGGGGGCTGTTCCAATTGTGTTTGCTACATATCCATTGTTGGCAGGAATTGAAAACGCCAATATGATATTCAATATCGTATTCTTCATCTCAATTACTTCTATTATCATTCAAGGTACAAGTTTGCCGATTGTCGCACGATGGTTAGATGTTGCATTACCGGAAGATTTTACGCCTGATATCAAAGAGGTAGAGGAAAAAATGGCGATTGCGCCTCATTCTACCTTACAAGAGATTGATGTGCAACCAAATTACTATGCGGTAGGGAAAAAGATTGGAGAACTCAAAATGCCTGAATCTACATTTATTGTTGTAATCAAAAGAGCAGGGGAGTATATCAGACCTGGAGGGTCAACTGTGATTGAATCAAAGGATAGGTTGATGATATACACAAATGAAATGTCAGATTACAAAAGAATCAAGCAGTGTATTAAAAGACCGGTTGATGTGCCTTTAGATAATGCTGTATAA
- a CDS encoding YegS/Rv2252/BmrU family lipid kinase — protein sequence MKQKVIIIYNPISGAKRGIDLPKLVEQYLDKTKFEYVLYASKSAEDMTRLSKEAAVSDADIVVAAGGDGSANTVSKQLINTNKKFYLFPLGSGNGFARHFHIPMQIIQAIRSLANCNFTTTVSTGMMNDIHFINVAGTGFDAHISQIFAHTNKRGFWGYFKAVLKELPYQSKTYKISNGNITWQGKAFLISVANATQWGNDVKIAPHADPTDEILDLVMIKRFSLIAAPCILIRLLIGKIKKSKYFYLLSGKELIIEREHAGVAHVDGDPVNTDNKLVFKCTGKLHVLHGS from the coding sequence GTGAAACAGAAAGTAATCATTATTTATAACCCTATTTCTGGTGCAAAGCGGGGTATTGACTTACCAAAGCTCGTTGAACAATATTTAGACAAAACCAAGTTTGAATATGTACTATATGCTTCAAAATCAGCAGAAGATATGACAAGATTAAGCAAAGAAGCTGCCGTCTCAGATGCAGACATAGTGGTTGCAGCAGGTGGCGATGGCTCTGCAAATACTGTGTCTAAGCAATTAATCAACACAAATAAAAAATTCTATCTGTTTCCGCTGGGCTCAGGAAATGGTTTTGCGCGACACTTTCATATACCCATGCAGATTATCCAAGCAATCCGTTCGCTTGCCAATTGCAATTTTACCACAACTGTAAGCACCGGAATGATGAATGACATACATTTTATTAATGTAGCAGGAACAGGATTTGATGCCCATATTAGCCAAATATTTGCTCACACAAACAAACGCGGATTTTGGGGATATTTCAAGGCTGTTTTAAAAGAATTACCATACCAATCTAAAACATATAAAATCAGCAATGGAAACATTACTTGGCAAGGCAAAGCCTTTCTAATCAGTGTTGCAAATGCCACCCAATGGGGCAATGATGTAAAAATTGCGCCACATGCAGACCCCACTGACGAAATATTAGACTTGGTTATGATTAAAAGATTCTCGTTAATAGCAGCCCCTTGTATTCTAATAAGACTATTAATAGGGAAGATTAAAAAGAGCAAGTATTTCTATTTACTTTCCGGCAAAGAACTCATCATCGAAAGAGAACACGCAGGAGTTGCACACGTTGATGGAGACCCTGTCAATACAGACAACAAATTAGTTTTTAAATGCACGGGGAAACTACATGTCTTACACGGCTCATAA
- a CDS encoding DUF4159 domain-containing protein, which produces MFQKKIVIFTIAILSLILHSNFTLQPSIRLAKLKYRGGGDWYADRTALPNLAKFCNKNLGTNLNEEDVIVDVMSSDIFNYPYIFMTGHGNFVFNAEEAENLRKYLTSGGFLHIDDNYGLDPFVRPQMKKVFPELEMIELPFSHPIFHQKYNFPKGLPKVHEHDGKPPQAFGLIYEGRLVCLYTYECDLGNGWEDQSVYNDPEEIRQQALKMGANIIQFVFTDNK; this is translated from the coding sequence ATGTTTCAAAAAAAGATTGTCATATTCACTATTGCTATCCTTTCGTTGATTTTGCATAGCAACTTCACATTACAGCCTTCTATTCGATTAGCAAAACTTAAATATCGAGGTGGTGGCGACTGGTATGCCGATAGAACCGCTCTTCCCAACCTTGCCAAATTCTGCAACAAAAACCTTGGCACGAACCTAAATGAGGAAGATGTAATTGTAGATGTTATGTCCTCGGATATATTTAATTATCCCTATATATTTATGACCGGACATGGCAATTTTGTTTTTAATGCCGAAGAAGCCGAAAATCTGAGAAAGTATCTAACTTCAGGAGGTTTTTTGCATATTGATGACAATTATGGATTAGACCCTTTTGTTAGACCACAAATGAAAAAGGTATTTCCAGAACTCGAAATGATTGAACTTCCTTTTTCACATCCTATTTTTCATCAAAAATACAACTTCCCAAAAGGACTTCCTAAAGTGCATGAACATGATGGTAAACCACCGCAAGCGTTTGGATTGATTTATGAAGGAAGATTGGTATGTCTCTATACATACGAATGTGATTTAGGAAATGGTTGGGAAGACCAGAGCGTATATAATGACCCTGAGGAAATACGCCAACAAGCACTGAAAATGGGTGCAAACATTATTCAATTTGTTTTTACGGATAACAAGTGA
- a CDS encoding VTT domain-containing protein — MDYIIESIQLLLDPDWIMKNGGLYLVLLILFIETGVVFGFVLPGDPLLFISGMVIASVDNAHYPFESALLNLPFWMLLFMTSTVLGNYFGYWFGYKFSHLFDGNRDTILLKKRHIQTSKEFYEKKGGFTIAIARFLPIIRTFAPIIAGTVKMEMKRFTFYNILGAALWVGSLTLLGYILGDNPWVKSNLEFIILSIILIVTLPVLYKFIFSKRAK; from the coding sequence ATGGATTATATAATTGAATCAATCCAACTTCTCCTAGACCCGGATTGGATTATGAAAAACGGGGGTCTGTATTTAGTTCTATTAATTTTATTTATTGAAACAGGCGTGGTTTTCGGGTTTGTTTTGCCCGGAGATCCTTTATTATTTATATCAGGAATGGTAATAGCATCCGTTGACAATGCCCATTACCCATTCGAAAGTGCATTGCTCAACCTCCCTTTTTGGATGTTACTTTTTATGACCTCTACTGTCTTGGGTAATTATTTTGGTTATTGGTTTGGATATAAGTTTAGCCATTTATTTGATGGCAACCGTGATACAATCCTATTAAAGAAAAGACATATCCAAACTTCCAAAGAGTTTTATGAAAAGAAAGGTGGTTTTACAATTGCAATCGCTCGTTTCTTACCCATTATCAGAACCTTTGCACCCATTATTGCCGGAACGGTCAAAATGGAAATGAAGCGATTTACATTTTACAATATTCTGGGAGCTGCATTGTGGGTAGGGAGCCTTACTCTTCTTGGCTATATTCTTGGTGATAATCCTTGGGTAAAAAGTAATCTGGAGTTCATTATACTTAGTATTATACTGATTGTTACATTGCCTGTGTTATATAAGTTTATTTTTAGTAAACGAGCAAAATAA
- a CDS encoding acetyl-CoA C-acyltransferase: protein MKEVFIVSAVRTPIGSFNGALSGVSATQLGATAIKGALSKINLDPKEVKEVYMGCVLQAGLGQAPARQAAIFAGLSPTVQCTTVNKVCASGMKSVSLAAQSIMLGQEDCVVAGGMENMSQAPHYLKGGRTGTKLGDMKLIDGLVFDGLTDVYHNYHMGNAAELCAREYHFSREDQDNFAITSYKRSAKAWEENRFKDEIIPVEIKDRKGNITVVDKDEEYSNVKFDKIPALNPVFQKDGTVTAANASTINDGAAALVLMSGEKMQALGLKPIAKIVGFADAEQEPEWFTTAPAKALPKAIKNAGLQQSDISYYELNEAFSVVGLVNTKILNLDPEKVNVHGGAVSLGHPLGDSGARILVTLINVLGQHNAKYGAAGICNGGGGASAMVIEKL, encoded by the coding sequence ATGAAAGAAGTATTTATAGTATCGGCAGTTAGAACACCCATAGGCAGTTTCAACGGAGCATTGTCCGGGGTATCTGCAACTCAATTAGGGGCAACTGCTATCAAAGGTGCATTGTCAAAAATTAATCTCGATCCAAAAGAGGTAAAAGAAGTATATATGGGATGCGTATTGCAAGCCGGATTAGGTCAAGCGCCTGCAAGACAAGCAGCAATATTTGCAGGACTTTCTCCAACTGTACAATGCACAACAGTTAACAAAGTATGTGCTTCAGGAATGAAATCTGTTTCATTAGCAGCGCAATCAATCATGCTTGGACAAGAAGACTGTGTTGTAGCCGGTGGAATGGAAAACATGTCTCAAGCTCCACACTACCTCAAAGGCGGCAGAACAGGAACCAAACTTGGCGACATGAAACTCATTGATGGACTTGTGTTTGATGGATTAACCGATGTATATCACAATTACCATATGGGTAATGCTGCTGAACTTTGTGCTAGAGAATATCATTTTTCAAGAGAAGATCAAGACAATTTTGCTATCACTTCATACAAACGCTCTGCAAAAGCCTGGGAGGAGAATAGATTTAAAGATGAAATTATTCCTGTTGAGATAAAGGATAGAAAAGGAAATATTACAGTGGTTGATAAAGATGAAGAGTATTCAAATGTAAAATTTGATAAAATACCTGCTTTGAATCCTGTTTTCCAAAAAGATGGAACTGTAACTGCTGCCAATGCCTCTACTATCAATGACGGAGCTGCTGCTTTGGTTTTGATGAGTGGCGAAAAAATGCAAGCATTGGGATTAAAGCCAATAGCAAAAATTGTAGGCTTTGCTGATGCAGAACAAGAACCTGAATGGTTCACAACTGCACCCGCAAAGGCACTTCCGAAAGCCATTAAGAATGCAGGTTTACAACAATCAGACATTTCGTACTATGAACTCAATGAGGCATTTTCCGTTGTGGGCTTAGTGAATACAAAAATTCTAAATCTTGACCCTGAAAAAGTAAACGTACACGGTGGAGCCGTATCGCTCGGACATCCGCTTGGTGATTCAGGTGCAAGAATTCTGGTTACACTCATTAATGTGCTTGGTCAACATAATGCAAAATATGGAGCAGCCGGTATCTGCAACGGAGGTGGCGGTGCCAGCGCAATGGTGATTGAAAAACTCTAA
- a CDS encoding SBBP repeat-containing protein: protein MKKLIIFFGLLCMMFHTYSQPLCSKLGQTTTYGSNSNEIAYDIVTDNNSNHYLAGGFASTMLVFGNDTLINKGQMDIWVAKLDSNRNFIWAINAGGPNVDEANGIALDKNGNTYITGYFRDSATFGSIKLLGNGNKDFFIAKLDHNGNFLWAKQAGSIDSDEGRKIAVDEDGNSYVTGTFKLTIDFHDTTLTSKGNDDFFVVKYDSNGNFVWIQQVGNSYLDECNNIVTDNQGNFYITGRTSLNVTFGNIPLNQTGSSAFVAKLDSGGNFVWVSTNTGTSSSFGQGITIDKENNCYVSGQFNGTPVFGSTTLHTTTPYSDLFIAKLDASGNFIWAQQAGGKKADLAYDITTDSYGNSFVTGSVIDSVYFDSILLIGGNSDPDIFIAKIDSSGKFIWAHRAGGNNLDAARAISTDKYGNCYATGSYANVGTFGDSTIVTKGSYDIFIMKVIDEHVRLEALSDTFIHCGEQIQLQPKATYQVLTQWSPATGVSDPNILNPNFNPNQTTTYTLSATDICNTTVKSSVTIEVEYDNITQDVSICKGDSFTIGNHAYFANGSYIDTIHHPAGCDSIILTNLTFINKNSIDKNVTQHGNTITSADSGNVSYQWIDCDKNNVEIPFQSFRSFSPPSTGNYAVIITSNDCPAVSDTSDCIHFEYNAVKNIHSAEINIFPNPVNTLLQIQSKHQLKTITIRSINGSILLIQTANAHTSSMDISTLGNGLYLIEIENIKGEITINKVSKL, encoded by the coding sequence ATGAAAAAACTGATCATATTCTTTGGCTTACTATGCATGATGTTCCACACCTATTCACAACCATTATGCTCCAAACTTGGACAAACAACAACCTATGGCAGCAACAGCAACGAAATTGCTTATGATATTGTAACGGATAATAACAGCAACCATTACCTCGCAGGTGGATTTGCAAGCACCATGTTGGTATTTGGCAATGACACCTTAATTAATAAAGGTCAGATGGATATTTGGGTAGCAAAATTAGACAGCAATCGCAATTTTATTTGGGCGATCAATGCCGGTGGACCGAATGTGGATGAAGCCAACGGGATTGCTTTGGACAAAAATGGCAATACATATATTACCGGTTACTTTAGAGACTCTGCAACATTCGGCAGTATCAAACTTTTAGGAAATGGAAATAAAGATTTTTTCATAGCTAAATTAGATCACAACGGCAATTTCCTTTGGGCAAAACAAGCAGGAAGTATTGATTCAGATGAAGGCAGGAAGATTGCAGTTGATGAAGATGGGAACAGTTATGTTACCGGAACATTTAAACTTACTATTGACTTCCATGATACAACCCTCACCAGCAAAGGCAATGATGATTTTTTTGTTGTAAAATATGACTCTAACGGAAACTTTGTATGGATTCAACAAGTAGGTAATTCATATTTAGATGAATGTAATAATATTGTTACTGACAATCAAGGCAACTTTTATATTACCGGAAGAACATCTCTCAATGTTACATTTGGCAACATTCCTCTTAATCAAACAGGATCTAGTGCTTTTGTTGCTAAACTCGACAGCGGTGGAAATTTTGTATGGGTAAGTACCAATACCGGCACAAGCTCTAGTTTTGGTCAAGGAATCACAATAGATAAGGAAAATAATTGTTATGTATCAGGACAATTTAATGGGACTCCAGTCTTTGGATCAACAACATTACACACTACCACGCCTTATTCTGACTTGTTTATAGCTAAGTTAGATGCATCTGGCAACTTTATATGGGCGCAACAAGCAGGCGGAAAAAAGGCAGACCTTGCTTACGATATTACAACTGACTCTTATGGCAACAGTTTCGTTACTGGCTCTGTTATTGATTCAGTATATTTTGATTCAATTTTATTAATAGGAGGTAACAGTGACCCTGATATCTTTATTGCAAAAATTGACAGTTCGGGTAAATTTATTTGGGCACATCGTGCAGGAGGTAATAACTTAGATGCTGCACGCGCAATTAGCACGGACAAATACGGAAATTGTTATGCAACCGGTTCTTATGCCAATGTTGGAACGTTTGGCGATAGCACTATTGTTACTAAAGGAAGTTACGATATTTTCATCATGAAAGTCATTGATGAACATGTAAGATTAGAAGCACTTAGTGACACTTTCATCCATTGCGGAGAACAAATTCAATTGCAACCAAAAGCAACATATCAGGTTCTTACTCAATGGTCTCCTGCTACGGGAGTAAGCGACCCCAATATTCTCAATCCAAATTTCAATCCAAATCAAACAACAACATACACTCTATCTGCAACCGATATTTGTAATACAACTGTAAAATCAAGTGTTACCATAGAAGTTGAATATGACAACATCACACAAGATGTTTCAATTTGCAAAGGAGACAGCTTTACAATCGGCAACCATGCATATTTTGCCAATGGCTCATATATAGATACCATACATCACCCTGCAGGATGCGATAGCATTATATTGACAAATTTAACCTTCATCAATAAAAATTCTATTGACAAAAACGTAACGCAACACGGCAATACTATTACATCTGCAGATTCCGGAAATGTTTCATACCAATGGATTGATTGTGATAAAAACAATGTTGAAATACCATTCCAATCTTTTAGAAGTTTTTCTCCTCCATCAACGGGTAATTACGCAGTAATCATTACCTCCAATGACTGTCCGGCTGTTTCAGACACATCGGATTGCATACATTTTGAATACAACGCTGTTAAGAATATACATTCTGCCGAAATCAACATATTCCCCAATCCTGTCAATACATTACTCCAAATTCAAAGTAAACATCAATTGAAAACCATTACTATCAGAAGTATCAATGGCAGTATCTTATTAATACAAACAGCAAATGCACATACATCTTCTATGGATATTTCAACCCTGGGTAACGGGCTATATCTGATTGAGATAGAAAATATTAAAGGTGAAATCACAATCAATAAAGTGAGTAAATTATAA